A single genomic interval of Hydractinia symbiolongicarpus strain clone_291-10 chromosome 8, HSymV2.1, whole genome shotgun sequence harbors:
- the LOC130655748 gene encoding lisH domain-containing protein ARMC9-like, whose amino-acid sequence MEDMKSREPVLHAVVKEFLESVGYEDTISAYTEELQNNNITVNMDALPSQMEDESIKKKEAFTKSFKNGNYKSFWLLWKEHVSESLKNENDTQRLEFKLQLYFAVYPMTTDETRITPVESSMQEFKSYLETNGASLSQTTEFVTFYALPFVPNPKSHPTFQPLFEETWRDELKESLEKILNGALFAEPLPQLYKLHVGADRMLHKGKAEQEQELNDLKKQLKLHENRASEYFKKFAKLQGDYHNLIGISAELVDSLEKCVRGQMITPEYLQNICQRLFGQTPGQSVDLSKPGTTSNLLRASIANDNLLTSTSLKDSHYPSLDYNKIQVALESDLDDRKKTLLLQALIWRMTKSDAGEQRDGVITAYISNDILGCESKATVSSYVTEIFESSVDMVSEYLSRFINTVASFAAGRVYLAQSELLIKKLVRMLMKTKNESSISENVLGALQKLSLRRRVQSTLIDSAVVEWLFKMLEEPDNLSDYALEYTVALLMNLCLRTTGKKKCCLHPEKILKLLIDLLSYDNQEIRPYINGTLYSILSLPSIKAAAVHMGLEEILNSYMQDETQDQHQLRFIIKQLNTVELRSDDEVESEGEDDDDDDDDEACY is encoded by the exons GAAGCTTTTACAAAGTCATTCAAAAATGGAAATTACAAATCATTTTGGTTACTGTGGAAAGAACACGTTTCGGAatcactgaaaaatgaaaatgacaCTCAAAGACTTGAGTTTAAACTACAACTATATTTTGCAGTTTATCCTATGACTACAGATGag ACACGTATAACGCCTGTGGAATCATCTATGCAAGAGTTTAAAAGCTATTTGGAAACAAACGGAGCGTCACTAAGTCAAACAACTGAATTTGTAACTTTCTACGCTCTTCCTTTCGTACCAAATCCGAAAAGTCATCCTACATTTCAACCTTTATTTGAG gaaacTTGGAGGGATGAGTTAAAAGAAAGtttggaaaaaattttaaatggtgCCTTGTTTGCAGAGCCGCTTCCTCAACTTTACAAGTTGCAT GTTGGAGCAGATCGTATGTTGCATAAAG GAAAAGCAGAACAAGAGCAAGAactaaatgatttaaaaaaacagttgAAACTACATGAAAATCGAGCCTctgaatatttcaaaaaattcgcAAAACTTCAAGGAGATTATCACAACTTGATTGGTATTTCTGCTGAATTGGTTGATTCATTAGAAAAGTGTGTCCGTGGTCAAATG ATTACTCCAGAATACCTACAAAATATTTGTCAAAGATTGTTTGGCCAGACACCAGGCCAAAGTGTTGACTTGTCCAAACCAGGCACA acctCAAACTTGTTGCGTGCATCTATAGCTAATGACAACTTATTGAC TTCCACTTCACTAAAAGATTCGCATTATCCTTCTCTTGACTACAATAAAATTCAGGTGGCATTGGAAAGTGATCTAGATGATAGGAAAAAAACCTTATTACTTCAAGCATTAATATGG CGCATGACGAAATCGGATGCAGGGGAGCAGAGAGATGGAGTGATCACTGCGTACATTTCAAATGATATTCTTGGATGTGAAAGTAAAGCTACTGTGTCT AGCTACGTTACTGAAATATTTGAATCTTCTGTGGACATGGTGAGCGAATACCTTTCTCGATTTATCAACACTGTTGCATCGTTTGCTGCAGGTCGTGTGTACTTAGCGCAGTCAGAACTTCTGATAAAAAAGCTGGTGCGTATGCTTATGAAAACTAAGAATGAATCATCTATAAGTGAAAACGTGTTGGGAGCTCTACAAAAATTGAGTTTAAG ACGTCGTGTTCAAAGTACATTAATTGACTCAGCTGTAGTTGAGTGGTTATTTAAAATGTTGGAAGAGCCTGATAATCTATCAGATTATGCTCTGGAATACACAGTGGCTCTCTTAATGAATCTTTGTTTGCGTACCACAG GAAAAAAGAAATGTTGTTTGCATCCAGAAAAAATTCTTAAGCTGTTAATTGATCTGCTTTCATATGATAATCAGGAG ATCCGCCCTTATATTAATGGAACTTTGTACAGTATACTTTCATTGCCATCAATAAAAGCTGCTGCTGTGCATATG GGTTTGGAAGAAATTTTAAACAGCTACATGCAAGATGAAACTCAGGATCAACACCAGTTACGTTTTATCATAAAGCAATTAAACACAG TGGAATTGAGATCAGATGATGAGGTGGAATCTGAAGGggaagatgatgatgacgatgatgatgatgaggcatgttattaa
- the LOC130653918 gene encoding lisH domain-containing protein ARMC9-like, which translates to MTVKAPWVCHLHNQTKTISNIFLQEGDAVDAESDKDETVTALIDEQSGEELLCAQYLHKTAVKPSAMKNKKIRQSVDEPFTRPVTPATRPYKTQSNIELSTHQPEVLISQERPRTSSSKGSRRPPAEQARARDAKPNAHSKQRQGGKSFKQAFATRPKIPRTPDTGSESGSRPTSSTEVPPLTRSISPPRPASGKAPKTSSRTSPR; encoded by the exons ATGACAGTGAAGGCTCC atgGGTGTGCCATTTGCACAATCAAACGAAAAcaatttccaacatttttttacaGGAAGGAGATGCAGTTGATGCAGAGAGTGACAAAGATGAGACAGTTACTGCTTTAATTGATGAACAAAGTGGTGAAGAACTTTTATGTGCTCAATATTTGCAT aaGACAGCTGTTAAACCGTCTGcgatgaaaaataaaaag ATCAGACAAAGTGTAGATGAACCTTTTACAAGACCTGTAACACCTGCAACTAGGCCATACAAAACACAGTCCAATATAG AACTCTCTACACATCAACCAGAAGTTCTTATTTCTCAG GAGAGACCTCGCACATCATCTTCAAAAGGTAGTAGAAGACCACCAGCAg aacaagCAAGAGCAAGAGATGCAAAG CCGAATGCTCACAGCAAGCAGCGTCAAGG AGGCAAAAGTTTCAAACAAGCTTTTGCTACTCGTCCGAAAATACCAAGAACCCCAGACACTGGCAGTGAAAGTGGTTCGCGTCCAACTTCTTCCACCGAAGTGCCACCATTAACACGTTCGATTTCACCACCACGACCTGCGAGTGGGAAAG CTCCAAAAACTTCAAGTAGAACCTCACCACGATAA
- the LOC130655749 gene encoding telomeric repeat-binding factor 2-interacting protein 1-like, which translates to MDDTDSKKPIFDQLKFLMRPGPNRAEIRKLIEENGGVLVSAIKEGVIRLTDDKLHLEGYHTDFIKESCKKQKLLDKTKYELPRYRSGTTSTTISIDRSLLTNARLKYQPEEDDAILCYVSKYARMSGCTGSLTGNLIWKKMQSEKVTLHSWQSMKDRYLKHLQHRVPSFDFQRITMRVCDGREIPFAVNTFDKPSFSPRKGKSTPIKEARKEISDPTDSVETESSIATESTGDVTLVRRKKRKMLPSNQPVFTASPRDSYGNPIDDIEKSSTCKGENKDLSTTMSTNKENNNNIDPSEDIDFFQTINSNENSMDTPNETIKNTVELHNSQLKTQPANKQNEELMTLLKDVTVVFNDVYSLSPTKSLKTEQTSEKKAEDKNEQHEAISPETNPRLSPKFCSTRVKGNTLVTNVRSSDSATRQLPVFDSSDEDDLFDKQLLRQAMMSSQNIKPILDENTASVNEQTGIGEDSHNHSAESCLAGNSSLSHNVENEIISVENIPPCECHRRPAYKRALQKVQEFDNLVREADPIFWTSLRGELLSIGVISK; encoded by the exons ATGGATGATACCGATTCAAAAAAGCCAATTTTTGATCAGCTTAAATTCTTGATGAGACCAGGTCCTAATCGTGCGGAAATTAGAAAACTGATTGAG gAAAACGGAGGTGTCTTGGTTAGTGCAATAAAGGAAGGAGTTATCAG GCTGACGGACGATAAGTTGCATTTGGAAGGATATCACACTGATTTTATAAAAGAGTCGTGTAAAAAACAGAAGCTCCTTGACAAGACAAAATATGA actGCCAAGGTATAGAAGTGGCACAACATCAACTACAATTTCTATTGATAGAAGTTTACTAACTAATGC ACGTCTAAAGTACCAACCAGAAGAAGATGATGCCATTTTATGTTATGTGTCAAAATACGCAAGGATGAGTGGATGTACCGGAAGTTTAACAGGAAATCTGATTTGGAAGAAGATGCAGAGTGAAAAG GTGACTTTGCATTCATGGCAATCGATGAAAGATCGATATTTAAAGCATCTTCAACATAGAGTACCATCATTTGATTTTCAACGGATAACAATGCGTGTTTGTG ATGGTCGAGAAATACCGTTTGCTGTTAATA cATTTGACAAACCTTCATTTTCCCCGAGAAAAGGGAAATCTACACCGATAAAAGAAGCGCGGAAGGAAATAAGTGATCCTACTGACAGCGTTGAAACAGAATCATCAATAGCAACTGAATCAACAGGTGATGTCACTTTGGTTAGGCGGAAAAAACGAAAGATGCTTCCAAGCAACCAGCCAGTGTTTACAGCATCACCTCGAGACTCTTATG GTAATCCGATCGATGATATTGAGAAGAGTTCTACTTGCAAAGGagaaaacaaagatttatcAACAACCATGTCAACCAACAAGGAGAATAACAACAATATAG ACCCTTCCGAAGATATCGACTTTTTCCAGACAATTAATTCGAATGAGAATTCGATGGACACACCCAATGAAACAATCAAAAACACTGTTGAATTACATAACAGTCAACTTAAAACTCAGCCAGCAAATAAACAAAACGAAGAACTAATGACACTTCTTAAAGATGTTACTGTCGTATTTAACGATGTATATAGTTTATCCCCCACCAAAAGTTTGAAAACAGAACAAACCAGCGAAAAGAAAGCAGAGGATAAAAATGAACAACATGAAGCGATTTCTCCGGAAACTAACCCCCGTCTTTCTCCAAAATTTTGTTCCACACGTGTGAAAGGAAATACACTCGTGACAAATGTACGTTCGTCAGATTCAGCTACCAGACAGCTTCCTGTTTTTGACAGTAGCGATGAGGATGATTTGTTTGACAAGCAGCTGTTGAGACAAGCAATGATGTCATCACAAAACATAAAACCAATATTGGACGAAAATACAGCATCAGTTAATGAACAAACAGGAATAGGAGAAGATAGCCACAACCATTCGGCTGAAAGTTGTTTAGCAGGAAATTCATCGTTGTCGCACAATGtcgaaaatgaaattatttcagTGGAGAACATTCCACCATGCGAAT GTCATAGAAGGCCAGCGTACAAACGAGCCCTCCAGAAGGTGCAGGAGTTTGACAACCTAGTCCGCGAAGCTGACCCTATATTTTGGACATCTCTTCGTGGTGAACTGTTGTCAATT ggtgTAATATCGAAGTAA
- the LOC130655751 gene encoding dihydrolipoyl dehydrogenase, mitochondrial-like, producing the protein MQHANKACKVLFNSGLRSPLTSVLLTRHSAMLARGYASTSGDTDLVVIGSGPGGYVAAIKAAQLGLKTVCVEKNPTLGGTCLNVGCIPSKSLLNNSHYYHVAQKEFATRGIKCSEVSLDLDAMMKAKTDSVSALTGGIAMLFKNNKVTHLQGFGKITGPNEVTVSKDDGSQEVVNTKNILIATGSEVSPFPGIEIDEETIVSSTGALSLKQVPKRMVVIGAGVIGVELGSVWQRLGSEVTAVEFLDNIGGVGIDLEIAKTTQRSLTKQGLKFKLGHKVTSATKQSDGSIKVSVEKVKTGKVEEIECDVLLVCIGRRPYTNNIGLEEVGVAKDERNRVVINERFQTNVPSIYAIGDAVHGPMLAHKAEDEGIITVEGMCGSAVHIDYNCVPSVVYTHPEVAWVGKSEEQLKEEGILYKVGKFPLAANSRAKTNNDTDGMVKILSHKETDRILGAHIIASCAGELINEAALAMEYGAAAEDVARVCHAHPTVSEAFREACLAAYCGKAINFS; encoded by the exons ATGCAACATGCAAATAAAGCATGCAAGGTTTTGTTTAATTCAGGACTAAGG AGTCCACTGACATCTGTACTTTTGACACGTCACAGTGCAATGTTAGCAAGAGGATATGCTAGCACATCAGGag ATACCGATTTGGTTGTCATTGGTTCAGGTCCTGGAGGTTACGTGGCTGCAATTAAAGCTGCACAGTTAGGACTTAAG ACAGTATGTGTTGAAAAAAATCCTACCCTGGGTGGCACCTGTTTAAATGTTGGTTGTATCCCATCTAAATCATTACTAAACAACTCACATTACTATCATGTCGCTCAAAAGGAATTTGCTACACGAGGTATAAAATGCAGCGAAGTGTCCTTGGATTTAGATGCGATGATGAAGGCCAAAACAGATTCAGTATCTGCACTTACTGGTGGGATTGCAATGTTATTCAAGAATAACAAGGTCACTCATTTACAAGGCTTTGGAAAAATTACAGGACCAAATGAG gtGACAGTGTCAAAAGATGACGGTTCACAGGAAGTTGTTAACactaagaatattttaattGCAACAGGTTCTGAAGTGTCACCTTTCCCTGGAATCGAG ATAGACGAAGAAACCATCGTCTCCTCCACAGGTGCCCTTTCACTTAAACAAGTACCAAAACGCATGGTAGTAATTGGTGCTGGCGTTATTGGTGTCGAGCTTGGTTCCGTCTGGCAAAGGTTGGGCAGTGAAGTCACAGCGGTGGAATTCTTGGATAACATAGGTGGAGTCGGTATTGATTTGGAAATTGCAAAAACGACGCAAAGAAGTTTAACGAAACAGGGACTTAAATTTAAGTTAGGACACAAAGTGACTTCTGCCACCAAGCAATCGGACGGTTCCATTAAAGTTTCTGTGGAAAAAGTGAAGACTGGGAAAGTGGAGGAGATCGAATGCGACGTTTTGCTCGTTTGTATCGGACGGCGGCCGTACACAAATAACATTGGCTTAGAAGAAGTCGGAGTCGCAAAAGACGAAAGAAATCGTGTTGTGATCAACGAGAGATTTCAAACGAATGTACCATC GATATACGCAATTGGTGACGCAGTACACGGACCAATGTTAGCACACAAAGCTGAAGATGAAG GTATCATAACAGTGGAAGGGATGTGTGGTTCTGCTGTACATATTGATTACAACTGTGTACCATCAGTTGTGTATACGCATCCA GAAGTAGCATGGGTAGGAAAGTCCGAAGAACAACTGAAAGAGGAG GGAATACTATATAAAGTTGGAAAATTTCCACTCGCTGCAAACAGTCGTGCAAAAACTAACAACGACACGGATGGCATGGTAAAAATTTTAAGTCATAAAGAAACGGATCGCATACTTGGAGCACATATTATTGCAAGCTGTGCTGGTGAACTTATAAACGAAGCAGCTCTAGCTATGGAATATGGAGCTGCTGCTGAGGACGTTGCTCGAGTGTGCCATGCTCACCCG accGTCTCGGAAGCTTTCCGAGAAGCCTGCTTAGCTGCGTATTGTGGGAAAGCAATCAACTTCTCATGA
- the LOC130655745 gene encoding small conductance calcium-activated potassium channel protein 2-like, with translation MVATEEASSEPRLENIKQCCDNDYITSLNINTKSLSRSLKDGANDNINVGGAIDFEGSAEYLDNNNISPARVPFLTEGKVDKTNMAIWSSKSGFREDINNFQYIEQRKTIVRRNLKFHATLLFALAVLAASLTIIDTQVSLNLREQNKYILDASRNVSKFNLSQNVLQKEREKAKMFTAVDIGLKASISVLSIITCAALYFYYRNIFNLKIIRHFYPPTMSITRASPLFKNYIIECFICMLHVPPFLTTHAGFPPRLQLVVLLRLYLLGRYLKEKHELMNSQSTRFLASVTKTELTSMFLFKTFFMQYPFQLILLAYIILLFIGGYTVWILEQRYTYLDTVWMLIITMTTVGFGDLTPKTVPGRFAVGLAAIVGIFLMALFISLVNEALMLQRREKRILSYVENQDHHRQRKTAALNAIGMWFKYHNFVRKHFPLFHSTAQPLIGQKEERVKSSMFAVARRKFLETQMFKAINHWRKIKESQLSGYFAQEFMVEDMKNMMVDLNAKVLEIESKLSYMACSRETITEECKLGSTPPQSQLRRRNGVTSSSPNNNNKPNETVKKMQPREAPVETQCHSIELQEIHRPPSYTHFRERSDSQATTKNGDTPGCYISNGCAGRDKQLITTKELKEFLTENRNGEHRLALNKSELQIAFTLLQNQAKIMSNALDDVYSKTKQDIGDLENLISSLLVCTDAESELDYRPTTQLKV, from the exons ATGGTTGCTACGGAAGAGGCATCCAGTGAACCAAGGTTGGAGAATATTAAACAATGTTGTGATAATGATTATATCACAAGTTTAAACATCAACACAAAAAGTTTATCGCGGTCATTAAAGGACGGTGCTAACGATAACATAAATGTTGGTGGAGCGATTGATTTTGAAGGATCAGCGGAGTATTTAGACAACAACAATATATCGCCCGCACGTGTACCATTTTTGACAGAAGGAAAAGTTGACAAAACCAACATGGCTATTTGGTCGTCGAAATCTGGATTCAGAGAGGATATTAATAATTTCCAATACAttgaacaaagaaaaacaattgtGAGAAGGAATTTGAAGTTTCACGCGACACTGTTATTTGCGTTGGCGGTCTTAGCTGCGTCACTCACGATCATCGACACGCAAGTTAGTTTAAATTTACGTGAACAAAACAAGTATATTTTGGATGCGTCACGTAATGTTTCAAAATTTAATCTCTCGCAGAATGTTTTACAGAAAGAGCGCGAGAAGGCAAAAATGTTTACAGCAGTGGATATTGGTCTGAAAGCATCCATATCTGTTTTATCGATTATCACATGTGCcgcattatatttttattatcggAACATTTTTAACCTAAAAATTATAAGACATTTTTACCCACCGACTATGTCGATCACTAGAGCTTCGCCTCTATTTAAGAATTATATTATCGAATGTTTTATTTGCATGCTACATGTGCCGCCATTTTTAACAACCCACGCAGGATTCCCGCCAAGATTACAGCTGGTGGTGCTGCTTCGTTTGTATTTACTTGGAAGATATTTGAAAGAAAAGCACGAGCTCATGAACAGCCAATCAACGCGATTTCTAGCATCAGTAACAAAAACAGAATTGACTtctatgtttttgtttaaaacattcTTCATGCAGTACCCGTTTCAACTTATCTTGCTTGCCTACattatattattgtttattGGTGGATATACAGTTTGGATACTCGAGCAAAGATATACGTATTTG GACACTGTATGGATGTTAATTATCACCATGACGACAGTTGGGTTTGGAGATCTGACACCTAAAACCGTTCCGGGAAGGTTTGCCGTCGGACTGGCAGCTATTGTCGGAATTTTTTTAATGGCACTTTTTATTTCATTGGTGAACGAAGCACTTATGCTACAACGACGAGAAAAGAGGATTTTATCATATGTAGAGAATCAAG ATCATCACCGTCAACGCAAAACTGCTGCGCTCAATGCCATTGGTATGTGGTTTAAGTATCACAACTTTGTAAGGAAACATTTCCCATTGTTCCATTCCACAGCACAACCGTTGATTGGTCAAAAAGAAGAGAGAGTCAAAAGCTCAATGTTTGCTGTCGCAAGAAGGAAATTTTTGGAAACTCAAATGTTTAAAGCGATCAATCATTGGAGAAAAATCAAAGAAT cacAACTTAGTGGCTATTTCGCGCAAGAATTCATGGTTGAAGATATGAAAAACATGATGGTCGATTTAAACGCAAAAGTGCTTGAGATTGAATCAAAGCTGAGTTACATGGCTTGCAGTCGAGAGACTATTACTGAAGAATGCAAG TTGGGTTCGACGCCACCACAAAGTCAGTTAAGAAGAAGAAATGGTGTGACGTCCTCTTCAcctaacaataataacaaaccAAACGAAACTGTTAAAAAGATGCAGCCAAGAGAAGCACCTGTGGAAACACAATGCCATTCTAttgaactacaagaaatacATCGCCCTCCCTCATACACGCACTTCAGAGAGAGGTCGGACTCTCAAGCTACGACAAAAAATGGAGACACGCCTGGCTGCTATATCAGCAACGGCTGCGCTGGCCGCGATAAACAGCTTATAACAACAAAAGAACTTAAAGAATTTCTTACGGAAAATCGTAACGGAGAACACAGATTAGCATTAAATAAAAGCGAGCTACAAATCGCATTTACATTACTACAAAATCAAGCGAAGATAATGAGCAACGCTTTAGACGATGTGTATAGTAAAACCAAACAAGATATCGGCGATCTGGAAAATTTGATATCTAGTTTGTTAGTATGTACGGACGCGGAAAGCGAACTAGATTACAGACCTACTACACAGCTCAAGGTATAA